A region from the Arachis ipaensis cultivar K30076 chromosome B01, Araip1.1, whole genome shotgun sequence genome encodes:
- the LOC107627290 gene encoding probable receptor-like protein kinase At5g24010, translating into MIVAEIVHHTHQFSMAIHHQFYTIQHSLPLLLLLVIQLSSLQFHSHGYDLQTKYFINCGSSSNASDTESGKTYVGDSGQVSFSKGSKTESNQSSALSSIYQTARIFPSQSFYEFQIDTAGTYIIRLHFLAFTSPSNLSSATFNVSVPNFMLLQNFTPKNYTKSPLVKEYYVKISLGKFRITFDPQRFSFAFVNAIEVFLLPPLLIAEKVSRFDPQPAIGQYSLSNYSGVLARALETKHRLNVGGTNITSSADLLWRTWSIDDTYLVNSQNAKNFTYNGSIKSKVNPDSDGPNANIYTAPLDYVYGTARWINVISENITWSLPVDKSVDHLIRLHFCDLLSMQAGLIIFGLYIYDLPALVIGNDTNVSSVLPAPFYYDLVVQSDNSGFFRITVKPNSSAFNHSAFLNGLEIMRMVDSSDLSYLQDHSNGKTNVLPVVLGSVLGGLVLVALVVVVLVWRLKTNKQKRVEGSDWLPIPAKAGGSSHSRTSRLTDGTIQGSPLRNINLGLKVPLQDLQLATKNFDEKQIIGKGGFGNVYKGVLKNGMKVAVKRSEPGSGQGLPEFQTEIMVLSKIRHRHLVSLIGYCDQRYEMILVYEYMDKGTLRDHLYNTKLPSLTWKQRLEICIGAARGLQYLHKGASGGIIHRDVKSTNILLDENLVAKVADFGLSRTGPLDQHSYVSTGVKGTFGYLDPEYFRSQQLTEKSDVYSFGVVLLEVLCARPAIEPSLPREQVNLAEWGILCKNKGILEDIIDPTIKGQLDQNSFRKFSETIEKCLQEDGSDRPTMGDVLWDLEYALQLQRGAIHREPHEDSSSSASASLQLPNVRRLPSLSTLSEVDDMSIAMGDRSDTADDSVFSQLKIDEAR; encoded by the coding sequence ATGATTGTAGCTGAAATTGTTCATCACACGCACCAATTTTCCATGGCAATTCATCATCAGTTTTACACAATTCAACACTCTCTGCCTTTACTGCTACTACTTGTTATTCAGCTCTCATCACTTCAGTTCCACTCCCATGGGTATGATCTCCAAACCAAGTACTTCATCAATTGCGGATCGAGCAGCAATGCTAGTGACACAGAGAGTGGGAAGACTTACGTTGGGGATTCAGGCCAGGTCAGTTTTAGCAAGGGAAGCAAAACAGAATCCAACCAATCGTCAGCTCTTTCATCTATCTACCAAACCGCAAGAATCTTCCCAAGTCAATCTTTCTATGAGTTCCAAATTGACACCGCTGGTACCTACATAATACGCCTTCATTTCCTTGCTTTCACTTCGCCTAGTAACCTCTCTTCTGCAACGTTCAATGTCTCGGTTCCTAATTTCATGCTGCTGCAAAACTTCACGCCCAAGAACTATACAAAATCTCCTCTTGTTAAAGAGTATTACGTGAAGATATCTCTTGGTAAATTCAGAATCACTTTCGACCCTCAACGTTTCTCGTTTGCCTTTGTGAATGCCATAGAAGTCTTCCTGCTCCCCCCATTATTAATAGCTGAAAAAGTCTCACGTTTTGATCCACAACCTGCCATTGGACAATATAGTTTGTCTAACTACAGTGGGGTACTCGCGCGAGCGTTGGAGACCAAACACAGGCTCAACGTTGGTGGCACTAATATCACAAGTAGCGCAGATCTCTTATGGAGAACCTGGTCTATTGATGATACTTACCTTGTTAATAGTCAAAATGCCAAAAATTTTACATATAATGGGAGCATTAAGTCCAAGGTAAATCCTGATTCTGATGGTCCAAATGCTAATATTTATACTGCGCCATTAGATTATGTTTACGGAACAGCTAGATGGATTAATGTTATCTCTGAAAATATAACCTGGAGTCTTCCTGTGGACAAGAGTGTAGACCACCTAATTCGGCTTCACTTCTGTGACCTTTTGTCTATGCAGGCAGGCCTTATCATATTTGGTCTGTACATTTATGACCTGCCTGCTTTGGTCATTGGTAACGACACAAATGTGTCTTCAGTATTGCCGGCGCCTTTTTATTATGATTTAGTGGTCCAGTCTGATAACTCTGGTTTTTTCCGGATCACTGTCAAGCCTAATAGTTCTGCTTTTAATCATAGTGCTTTTTTGAATGGTTTAGAAATAATGCGAATGGTTGATTCATCAGATTTGAGTTACTTGCAAGACCATTCCAATGGAAAGACTAATGTTCTTCCAGTGGTGCTGGGCTCAGTACTTGGAGGTTTGGTCCTGGTTGCATTGGTGGTGGTTGTGTTAGTTTGGCGTCTTAAGACCAACAAACAAAAGCGGGTGGAGGGTTCAGATTGGTTGCCAATTCCTGCCAAGGCAGGAGGAAGTTCTCACAGCAGAACAAGCCGGTTGACTGATGGAACCATTCAAGGCTCTCCGCTTCGCAACATTAATCTCGGACTGAAGGTTCCTCTGCAGGATCTTCAATTGGCAACCAAGAACTTCGATGAGAAGCAGATAATTGGCAAGGGCGGTTTTGGAAATGTCTACAAGGGAGTTCTCAAGAACGGCATGAAAGTAGCAGTTAAGAGGAGTGAGCCAGGGTCCGGTCAAGGCCTTCCGGAGTTCCAGACTGAGATCATGGTTTTGTCCAAAATTCGCCACAGGCACCTCGTTTCCTTGATCGGCTACTGCGATCAAAGGTACGAGATGATACTGGTTTATGAGTACATGGACAAAGGGACACTGAGGGACCATCTGTACAACACAAAACTGCCAAGCTTGACTTGGAAGCAAAGGCTTGAAATTTGCATTGGAGCCGCAAGAGGCCTTCAGTACCTTCACAAAGGCGCTTCCGGGGGAATCATTCACCGGGATGTTAAATCCACCAACATTCTCCTTGATGAGAATCTTGTGGCTAAAGTTGCTGATTTCGGCCTTTCGAGAACAGGTCCTCTTGACCAGCATTCCTATGTCAGCACAGGTGTTAAAGGAACTTTTGGTTATCTTGATCCGGAGTATTTCCGGTCGCAGCAGCTGACAGAAAAATCTGATGTCTATTCATTTGGTGTAGTTCTTCTGGAAGTGTTATGTGCCAGGCCGGCTATCGAACCTTCGCTCCCAAGGGAGCAAGTGAACTTGGCTGAGTGGGGAATCCTTTGCAAAAACAAAGGGATTCTAGAAGACATCATTGATCCCACCATCAAAGGCCAATTAGATCAAAACTCGTTCAGGAAGTTTAGCGAGACGATAGAGAAATGCTTGCAAGAAGATGGTTCTGATAGGCCAACCATGGGTGATGTGTTGTGGGACTTGGAGTATGCACTGCAGCTTCAGCGCGGCGCAATACACAGAGAGCCGCATGAGGATAGTTCTAGCAGTGCTTCTGCATCGCTTCAGTTGCCAAATGTTAGGCGTCTTCCTTCTCTGTCCACCTTGAGCGAAGTGGATGACATGTCCATTGCAATGGGTGATCGGTCTGATACTGCAGACGATTCGGTTTTTTCTCAGTTGAAAATCGATGAAGCTAGATAA